The window TATATTAATGACGCAGGAAACCAAATTCATAACCTAGCTATTTCGATTGAAGCTCGTTACTTCCAAGCTCTAGGTTTAGAAAAAGAAATGCCAGAGGGTGGCTACCATGGGCAAGATATTATCGATATCGCTGCAGCTCTTGTTACAGAGCATGGCGATAAATTCGTATCAATGTCAGATGAAGAGCGCTATAAAGCATTCCGTGCGCACGGACTAAAAGTAGAGCTTGCTAAACTACAACAAGACTTAGCTGATTTCCGCGTTGGATTTAATAACTGGTTCTCAGAAAGCTCTTTATATGAGAACGGCAAAATTGAAGTTGCCTTAGATAAATTACGCGCAAATGGTCATATTTTTGAAGAAGAAGGAGCTACTTGGTTCCGTTCTACTACATTTGGAGATGACAAGGATCGCGTACTTATTAAAAGTGATGGCTCTTTCACGTATTTATTGCCAGATATCGCATACCATGAAGATAAACTCGTTCGTGGATTCGACCAACTGATAAATATTTGGGGAGCAGACCACCATGGCTACATCCCGCGCATGAAAGCGGCGATTGAAGCACTTGGATACGAACGTGAAAAGCTAGAAGTATCAATTATTCAAATGGTTCAATTATATAAAGACGGCGAAAAAATGAAAATGAGTAAACGTACAGGGAAAGCTGTAACAATGCGTGAGCTTGTGGAAGAAGTAGGGCTAGATGCAGTACGCTATTTCTTCGGTATGCGTTCAGGTGACTCACATATGGACTTCGATCTAGATTTAGCTGTTTCTCAATCAAATGAAAACCCAGTGTTCTATGCACAATATGCACATGCACGTATTTGTTCGATTTTACGATCAGCAGAAACACAAGGAATGAAAGTATCGACGGATTCACTTGAATTATTGCAAAGTGAAAAAGAATTAGATTTACTGAAAAAAATTGGTGACTTCCCACAAATAGTTGCAGATGCTGCAAAACTTCGTGCACCTCACCGTATTGCAATTTACATCCAAGAATTAGCTACGACATTCCATAGCTTCTATAACGCAGACAAGGTATTAAATGCCGATAATCTTCCACAAACAGAAGCACGTCTGGCGCTTGTAACAGCAGCACGCCAAACAATCGCAAATGCATTACGCCTGCTTGGTGTCTCTGCTCCAGAACAAATGTAAAAATACTTCTTTTAACGCTTCGACTTCGGTCGAAGTGTTTTTTTGTCGTTTGGAGATGTATAACTCACGGTAGATGTTCATCAAAAGGCATTATTAGCGATAATGAGAGCAACAGGTTCGGTATTATGGGCTACACTATTCATAATTTCTAGTATTATTCTTGTTCAAGTTCCAGTAGCGTATATGTTGTCTCATTTTACAGATATGGGTATCAAAGGTATACGGCTTGCATATCCGATTGTGTTTATAGTCAATCTAATCGCGCAATATTTGTATTATCGTTTTAATAGGAAACGAAAATTATTAATGACAATATTAGAATAATCTTTCAGAAAATTTGCTAGTCGACAGGTGAATGATTTCATGTATAATGAAATCGATGCATCAATAATAATTTTTAACATAAAGGTGCTTGCTAATAAACTAGCAAGTTAAAAGGGAAGCTGGTTCAAATCCAGCACGGTCCCGCCACTGTATATGATAGGGTTCTATCATGAGTCAGAAAACCTGCCTTTATGAGTCTACACATTAATACCTACGAGGATAGGTTTCGTGTAAGTCGGCTTGGCAATTGGTAACCTCGCAGATTTATACCTATTCTATCTCTTGTTCATTGGACGAGAGTTTTTTTATTTTTGAGAATAATGGGGGAAAAGCACATGAAGAAATTATGGCAATTATGGATGACATCCGCGCTTGCAGTATTATTGCTAGTAGGATGCGGACAAAAAGAAGAAATACCTATCGCAGATAACGGCAACGCACAAGAGGAAGTAGTTGTAGATGAAACAACTTTCCCATTAACAATGACCGATGCAGTTGGTAATGAAATTACATTGGAAGAAGCGCCAAAAAC is drawn from Psychrobacillus sp. INOP01 and contains these coding sequences:
- the argS gene encoding arginine--tRNA ligase, which produces MNAVEKLQQSIKDALQQAIMKAELVTEEQIPAIQLETPRDKANGDYATNIAMQLTKLAKKNPRQVAEAIVENLDMSGTMMEKVDIAGPGFMNITVRKDYLQDVVKAALTEKEKYGRSTSGAGEKIQVEFVSANPTGDLHLGHARGASVGDSLCNVLDFAGFDVAREYYINDAGNQIHNLAISIEARYFQALGLEKEMPEGGYHGQDIIDIAAALVTEHGDKFVSMSDEERYKAFRAHGLKVELAKLQQDLADFRVGFNNWFSESSLYENGKIEVALDKLRANGHIFEEEGATWFRSTTFGDDKDRVLIKSDGSFTYLLPDIAYHEDKLVRGFDQLINIWGADHHGYIPRMKAAIEALGYEREKLEVSIIQMVQLYKDGEKMKMSKRTGKAVTMRELVEEVGLDAVRYFFGMRSGDSHMDFDLDLAVSQSNENPVFYAQYAHARICSILRSAETQGMKVSTDSLELLQSEKELDLLKKIGDFPQIVADAAKLRAPHRIAIYIQELATTFHSFYNADKVLNADNLPQTEARLALVTAARQTIANALRLLGVSAPEQM